ggcatctcGAATAGCCatggcctcctccccaaaattcccatccatcgcccaatctaaAGGCAATCCATCCCATTAACCATGAGTTATGTAAAGCATTACTGTAATGTTCAAAAAGAGTTTGGAATCTGGAATTGCTGGTCGTGAAGTCGCTTTTAGCGTTTGACACCATTCTATCTTCAGTTGACACTCTTGGCCAAGGCTGATTAGCACCAACTTTTAGAATCCTTTTGTTTGCCCTGTTGCCCACCTTCATTGAGCCAGCACTTAGTGTTTTAGTTCAAAACTATTTATTACCCACATCATCCATCTCTACAGGGAATGATTTTACCAATTACTACACCTTAAGAAAACTCTTGGCTTTATCTTTGCCTGTGTATACTGATACTTATATGGGGACTACTAGCAATATTGAAAATATGCTCAAAAGAGGATCTGTTACATGATGAATGTGAAAATCTTATTCTATTAATGAGCAAATTAATGAGTATTCTCATATTGGAGGATGCAttttaaagatttatttatCTCAACATTTCCCTGATTAATACTGTTTCAAAGATGAAAATTATATGAAATGACAAACTGAGCCTTGCCTTTGAATGTAAATACATTATTTGTTGCAGTGGTGTTGAGAGGGGTTTTAAGGGTAAACCTTCCCCAAGGCTCGTGAAGATGGTCCTGTCTGCAACACTGACCCAAGATCCGAGCAAGCTTGCCCTGCTAGATCTGCATCACCCTTTATTTTTAACAACAGGGCAAAGGCGTTATCAGCTTCCTGAAAAGTTGGAATCCTACAAATTGGTATGCCATTGTAACTGTTCCGTTAATGTTGGGCTTTGTAAGCACGATTCTTGGTCCATTTCAAGTTCTGGCTGTGTTAACAATCTCAATTTTCATTCtaacttatatttttatatatactgATAAATTGGTTTCATGATTATGTTCCATTCCTGGTTGTTTTTGTTTGGACACAAAGcagagtcttttttttttttgataagtaattgaaaaGCACAAAAGGCACAACTTTTCGATAAGTACAAAAGGCACAACTCAAGTACACATGTTTTATACAAGAGAAATACCTAGTTAGAAAGAGAAATAAGGTTAATAAATGAAACTAAACACATTAAGATCTAGAGCAGCTTTCTGGTGgaaaagagttttgaaaaaagaaagactttAGTTTCATTACCGTCCTCTCGCAGTCTTCAGAACTtctattatttctttccctcTCAAGACATCACAAAAGACCGGATGAAACCATCTTCTACATTGCTGCTCCTTGAGGACTGCGGCACACCCCTTTCCAACAAGGGAGAAGATCTGCTACTCTTATAGATTACTTTTTGGAAGTagtcaaatctctctctctacatttgAAATATTCATGTTTTCCCGAGATTTTTTTAGTAGGGAATGTTAAAATTTTACTAGTAAGAGGAGAACTTGATTGTACCAGAAGTATAGAAAGGAGTCCCCTAATGAATTACAATCAAATATAGTCACTGAAATCTACAAAAGAATGCGAAGAAACATTGCCAAACGTGTTGGATCATTCCTATAAAGTCCGTAGTGATAAGAATTTTAGCTCAATGATAGATAATTCAATGTTGTTGAGGGTGTGGCATTTTCTCTCTCCAAACCGTTCACACAAGGCAAAGAGAGGCTGCATTCCAGATCAAACTGTTTCTATGCCATCCAAACATTCTTAGGCAACAAAAGTGCACATCAACCACCTTCTGAGGCATCAGCCACTTAACCTCACACTGTATAGAGAAAAGACCAAAGGTCTTTTGCAACTGTAGGATGAAGTAGCAAGTCAATGGAATCAAAAATACATTTACGCATACAGCACCAATCCACAACCATGATGTTCCATTTAATGAAATTAGCTATAGTTTTAATTCTTTCCAGTGCCACTGTCCAGATGAAAAAAGAACTTTCTAGGAACTTTACTAcgccaaatactcctccaagggAATTGCATCCCATGAGGCTCTTAATGCCTCATAATAAGGATGGAAATTGAAGTGACCACCATTCTTTAGCTTCCAATTGAACCTATCAGACCCTTCATTTTTTGGCATATTAGAATATAGCTACCTTGATAAAATCTTTCTATCATGTGGCAGCTAAGTACTGATTTTATGGTAGATTGATTTTCTGTGCTTGCTGGGCCCACAATCTAGTTATTGATTTCTGATGAATATTTCTAATTTATGTTTAATGGGCACACCGTTGCTTTCTCCTGTAATTATAAAATTCCATGTCGTCTTTACAGATTTGTGAATCAAAACTCAAACCGATGTATTTGGTTGCCCTTCTGCAAAATCTAGGCGGAGAGAAGTGCATTGTTTTCACATCATCTGTGGAATCAACTCATCGTTTATGCACCTTACTGAATTTTTTTGATGATATGCAAATCAAGATCATGGAGTATTCAGGTCTTCAACGTCAATCTGTAAGAAGGTGATTTCTGGCTTTAATTTTACTTGTTGGTGACATTCATGTTAAACTACTTAAGCCATATTCTTCccggggaaaaagaaaaaaacttgagCTGTATTGTGATTGCTGCTGCCGAGCTTAAAAAAATGTGGCACAAATGAAGGGCGTGTAGTTATTGTAAATTGTGAATAGTCCAGATGACAGGAACtcgaaatttattttattttattctaatttttaattttgtaataaattttctGTTTAATTCTTTTGAAAGTAATGGGGAAAGATAAGGAGATTAAGAGTGCTTTGATTTAGTTGGATGATGCCCTAAGCAGATTTCATTGTCAGTTCTACTTATTTTGGTTGCCACAGCTAGGCGTATAACTGAAGGACGATCCATCTGCTCAAGAACATCTATTGACATTTCATTTGACCCTCTCAATGGAATGGGAGCGTCACAAGGCCAGCTGCCCATACTGACTGATATTTGCATCTCACCTAGAAATAAGTTTGAGGTGCATGAGCAGTTTGTATGGCTCTACAAAAACTAGTTTCCTGCGTCTTGAAAACATATTGTACATTTGGGTTCTTGTTTCCTAGTTGATGGCTCTAATTTGTTGTCACCATGAATGGGGTTATCTAGTATgtaattaaattgataatttctACTGCAGCAAGACATTGAAGACATTCCGGGAAGGAGAGATACAAGTACTTGTTTCCTCTGATGCGATGACTCGTGGAATGGATGTAGAAGGGGTTAGAAATGTTATTAATTATGACATGCCTGCATACATAAAGACATATATTCATCGGGCTGGTCGGACTGCAAGAGCAGGCCAGACTGGGCGTTGCTTCACATTGCTGCACGAGGATGAGGTATGTCCTCTTGATTGCCTCACAGACTGAGGTATACCCTATGGTAATAAGGTGATAGGTTTCAGAATTTACGTCACCAATaactcatatttttattttttattttggtggtCCTTCCTAGTTCCAAGTCCAGGGTTGTGTGTCAGCTGGGCCACTAGAAGTTAACACTAGTTTTCTCTAAGCCTCTTGTTCATATCTCTCATCAAAGGGGAATCAGCTTATAAAGTAGATCCCTAGCTTAATCTCAAGCCAGCTTGATCTCAAACTACTTTTCAACCGAGATCAGCCTATTAAACATGATGAGTTTATGCTGATTTGGCCCATCTAATGTCAGTTTATCCATAAATAGATATATACTTTGCCTTTCAACCTGATTCCAGGTGTGAGGTCTGCTAGTTCAACTAAATTGTGTGTGGTTCAGCTCTGTCAGGCCATGTAACCTTACTAAGATTTTATGCTTAGAGGACCATAGTGGGTCAGTTGGCTCAATTTGTAGCCCTAGCTGAGTCCGAGATAATTTGATTGAATTGTTCAAGACATTTCTGGCTAATCGTGCAAATTAATTGgataattttaagttttattaggTGTAATTATTTGTATGTGGACCCTCAGTATAATGCTATTCTTCAATTCTAGtacaaacaaaatggaagaaaagaaagacgtAAATGGAAGTCCTTTTGTTCTAAAAAGATGAATTACATTTGATATATGTTACATTTCATTCTTCTGACACTTTGTTCTTgtaataaaaagagaaagagagggggGGTGGTTACCTAATTCAACTGAACAAGATGCGATATAGGCTAATTCTACCATAGTTTGGTTAAGTAATTACAGCAGTCACATCTAATTtgtcttaatatatttttttgttctttttattcctACTAGTTAGGTAGTTTCTCTTATATACATTACATGGGGGGCGCTTTACTCTTTTAAagatatctcgattacttatataaaaaaaaatgggtctaAATAGATGAAAATACCAGTGCGTAATGGTTGGACAAGGGATTATGTACTTGTTCAACATTTGATCCATGTATAGTCTTTGTAAATTGAGTACTCATTTATTCTTTGTTTCAGGTTAGGCGTTTCAAGAAACTGTTACAAAAAGCTGACAATATATCTTGTCCTGTTTACTCTATTCCTTCTAGTTCGGTTGAGTCACTTCGATCTATTTATACATCTGGTAATTCTTTACCTTTTCTTTGCCTATTGCTAAACTTAAGAGCAGATTAATAGACCACTGGCATTGGGTGTCACTCACGTGTGCTGTTGATTTCACTTTGAATATCTGCAAGAGCCGACAATAGTAACTAAATCTTGAGTCTTGGGTTTTTTGAATTGTCTTTTCTGTATATCATTTGCCACAATATTCTTGATTGTTTTTCCATTCTGGAAAGCCAATAGATCACGGTAATTAGGCCTTCTCCAAACTTCTGTTCTTTTTATCCCCTGCATCTGTGAAAACTGATTTTTAATGAAGGGGATATTTTTAGTTAGATCCTGTTGAAGGGTCGGTTGCATATTGAGTGTCAAAATGCTGTAGCATTCATTAAAGTAGAATAGCATTAGATGTATGCTAATAGCAAATCTCACTATTCTTTTTAATGTGTTAGCTCTGGAGAAACTAAAAGAGAGGGTTGGATTAGAAACATCCAGGAAGCGCAAAATTGGTTTCAAGTCTTCTAGGGCACGTAAAGGGAATGGAAGAAACCATTCAAAGGAATAGCTCGTGATCCTTAAAGCAAGAAGCTCTGCAACAGCAGATTCCAATTTTGTGGTGAGTGGGAAGAGAGAGTTTTAGAGTAATAGAAGGCTTTTTTAGAGATTTTTTGAGATCCATGGATGAGATGTTTTGTAGCATAGAAAGTTAATGATGTTGAAAATATGTAATATACACACTTTTTTTAGTATGCGGCTTTGTATATCTCATTTTGTAACATGTTTCGAAGGTCTGAAATTAATAGTTGGCTCTGTTTAGGAAGACTCTAGATGTGCTCATGCTTCACAATATGATTATAACTATCCTCAGCCCGAGTCATATCATTGATTTTTGGCCACCCAATCATATCATTTGGGTTTATCTGATTTAGTGTGTGGAGCACAACATTTTTGTAGATTACAGGCTGCCATCATCAAATTGTATGGTAGTTATATAACattctactaaataacattactctaagtAATGTTACTTTTCACAGTTCACTCATTTTTCACTGGCCGACATGATgtattttaagtggcttttTATGTCAGCAACATAAAAAGAATAGAAGGAAAGTAACTTAAAATAAGTCACGTTGTTTGGTGTAAAATGATAAATGTGTGtgaaaagtagcattactctttatataTGTAATAGTTTTGATTAGTATTTGTTTCAGAATAATACGTGATTACAAGTGCCAATATTTCCCCTACCAATACAGTGTTCACAAGTATCATTACTCGGTGGCTCTCTTCCTTGTGGCCTCCCAAAGCCTCTCAGAAGTGACGTCAAAGGTTACAGTTGATCCTTGGTGGAAATTAATTGACACTGTAGAATTTCTCTAGGAGAAGAAATAACAACGCTCCCCCATTTCCACATAAACTGACTAAAGAATGGAGTGGTGCATCTCCAGTTAGATGTTTTACTTCTACTTCGATGCATGGCCTAGAATGTCACTCCAATGCATGATCTAAAATGTTTCATGTTACCATCTAGGTGGTGCTTCAATGGCCCAAGAAAATTTCCAAAATGGTTAGGTACACACTACGGCATGGGTTCAAATCCCACAATGAGATTCTCCATGCCTGATTAGTGTAAACCATATTGGTTCCATTGCTGCCATGGTGGGGATGGGCCAAGCTATGGCTCAAGTCGGACTTGAGGGAGCACCTGTAGTTCCCAATGTCTAGGCTCCTCCTGTGCGGCTCCCAATGGGTATGTGTTACTATGGTCACACCTAGGTAGAATAGTCATAATTGGTCTTCTGCCATTTTTAATTAGAATAATGTTTCATATTGCTCTCGAATTCAGATTCCATGTAATAGTTAGGGTGTTGCATGGGTGCAATAGCCGTTCATTTAAAGGGAATGGCCTAGATCTTGCTagcaagacaaaaacaaaaaaagaggtTTCAAATGGTTTTAGTGGGGCGGCCAAATCACCCAAAATGATGATTTGGGGTGGCTTAACCACCTCCTTGGCCGTGAGGTAGTTTGGCAACCCCTAGATAGCTGATTTGGGGGTGACTGAACCACCCTCTCAACCATTCCTGAGGACTTGTTTGtagtggccgaaccatcccttGGCCACACAAGTGGTTCAGCCAACCCATTATATATAATACTCCAAGcctcacttttcttttccttttttttttttttttttttgggggttttgCTAACAATATCTAAGtcgttcattttaaatgaatagCTCACTACTTGGTGCTACGTGAGTATAATTATAACCATGGATACATATAAAAGAACAGTAATGGAATGCCATTCCTAGGCTTTATTTTCTAAAGTCTCTATTCCTTGATGATCAAATCCCAAAGAGCTATGAACTAGCCGGGCCATGTTTGACGAGCCAAGCAAACAAACAAGTAACcccatcttttaatttatatctCCCGCATTCTTGTTtgtataaaaattttatttgtctCTTTAGTATTTCACATTTACaataaaatttatgaaatttatttacctGTTGtttcttattatgtaaaacaaaaatgtaaagaaagaaatatttgaAAAGGGTTCGAGAGGGATCCCCTCAGTAGATGGAGTCTATCATAATTTCTTTGAGGTAAAGATATCATTTCCAGCCACATGCTTGTTTTCACACGTACGTTTTGAAAAGTTCTCCTAATAGCATTCGACCAAACAACAACCCTTGTAGGGTATTGTGGGTAAAAAAGAAACCGCAGACTCTGCAGGTGTCGGGAGCTCGAGTTAAAAGAAAACATactcaaatgaaaaaataaaggcAATAGCGgagctagaagaaaaaaaaagacaaatttttttgTGGATCGGTTATGACTTATGTCTACGTGATAAAGCCTTAAGGTTTacattttgttattatttactTGATATTTTACAATACATGAGACtcatatttataagagaattgtggtaggtaagtatTATTGGGAAAATTATCATTGCCAAAGTAAAGTGAGTCCACAACTGAGCTTTGGACCCATTCGGTTCGACCGACTTGTCAAGACTTGATTGGTCATCAGGGTCTGGGATACCCACTACAAAATCTTATAGCTGAATCATCTCGGAACATCACTATCTCGAGAATGCTAGAAGAACATATCGAAGGCCCATATCCAGTTGGTCCCAGGAACGACTTTCTCAAGATCACCACGAGGCGATGGGATGAAACTTGTTGAATATGTTTGTCTTGCAATTACGACCAAAATTCAAGGGATAAGGGATAAGGTTTGATATCACAATCCTAGCAAGTCACAGAAGTACTCTATCCTGATTTCCCAGGATAGACTCTTATCCCACAAAATATGGGATAAGATATATGCTATCTATCTAAAATCAGCTGACTAGACTCCTACCTGAACTGGACTCTTAGGAAGATAAGTCTGATCCTATACAATCTAGAGATTAGACTCCTAATGGAATTGTGTTGGAGCACTCCAATTATCTTAAAACTGTGtgtctataaataggctgctaccccAAGTACAAAAGGAGGTCTAATATTTGACTTTACTCTGCTCTCAATGCTCCATAAAATTGTCTATCAAaatctgacttaggcatcagagtggggTCAGTTAGCACCCCCGACTAACTGTTTACTATTTTACAGATCTTGGAGAAGATGAATTAAAAGGTGACACATTACCATACcggaaattgtaccaacaagTATGGTATCATCAAATctgattataatcaaatatcCATCAAATCTAATTATAGGAGATTATTATCAACTACaccaaatttcaaaaatcaaatctcCTAACATATTTTAACACGAGTAAGGAAGCCCCTCATTCTTGTGGGCGAACAAGCAATTATTTCATGCGTGTTTTGTGTTTATGTCTGTTGGGGGTTAGGGATCGTGCGGAGAACACAcattatatatttcaaaaaaccTAACTAGAATATTACATGAGTTCTGAAGAGTAAATCCATTGCTCTCAATATATATCTCTAGTGGTCTAAAATAAGCCATTTCATCAATGTTGGCAATTAGAGTTGTATTCGAGCTGAGTCGAGTCGACTTgaatattgaatgttcaagtttggcttatttaatttttttttgaacacgaGTCGAGCTCAAACTTATCACCGAGCTTGATATTctgttcaagcttggctcgtttaattttatttcgaacaagAATCGAGCTCGATCTTATCACgagctgctcaattaacttattaatttcttatataaagtaagtATCATGATTGTTTACATTTTCGTAAATCCATActtatcattaattaatcaagtattgttaaaattttatcatttgagttcattaaataaattaacttgaatcttaaataatataatctcaagtttatatgtatgtatataaattcattatgcacatATACAAATTACGTACGCGCGtgcatacacacatatataaccacacatactgatcacaaacacactcatgtacacacaaatctattaaattaaactcacaacaataattcaagttatatctaccatattaggaagataattattttttacttaagatgttcttattacaaaattaaaataatacgaataaattttaaaaatgaagttatatgaGTTTATTCAAACTTATTTGaatcgagtcgagtttatacaagtatgtcttgtttaatattcaaacatattatTGTATTCATGAACGATTCATTTATTATTCGAACTGAGACTGAATCAAGTTTAATCGAATTGAATTGAGCCGAGATCACGAGTGGCTGTGCTCATCTTACACCCCTATTGGCAATATATAGGATTAGTCTAAACTCTCAAAATTTCTCCTGATTCTATCGCATTCTTAAAAGTTATGCCCTTTGTAGGCTCATGCAATCCCTACAATATTTCAGCGCTATGGTATATCTTAATTCTTAAGTGATGGAACCACACAATTTTTCTTGCTTGTCTTGtgttagaaaaaataaagatgtgAGAATTATAGAAATTAATGAAAGCAAAATAACAATTGTATGGAAATGATTGAACTCTTGGATAGTAAAACGAATACGAATCTATCTGTTATACAATAAGTTTTACAGTAGGAAATACATCAATTTTGTCCTCAAGATACAATACTGCCGAATGTAGCatgcatattgcaaattttgtACACTATTCTAAACAAGAAATTCTGTgacagaagagaagaaaaaggttattatcaaatttggtgataaatatattttatagaaTTATAGAAATAGTTTATTACTGTTGAAATGATAGTTTATGACTTTTGatgatgtaggacggaatttactaatattttcggtgaaaaggaaaatagaaaagatgtcaaaaataatattgaagtaGCATCGTTTAATTAGAAGTTTATCTATTTtcagacaatggaagtacaaaaggaaggACTTGATCATCAAgctaggattttattttattttatatccttatttacaattaagactttattttctttacttactaggactagatttgctttatttatttcttttcctaattAGGATAGATTTAtttttactactagaataagaTTTACTTTgttactagaataaggtttactattgttaCTAGGGGTAGGTtgactttctctacaagtatttatcTTATATAAATAgacttgcttattatgtaagactcaatcaattaaattattatcaaatcagagaattctctctcaaatactctgttgatttttatatttctttaagCCAGCCgacttgtttttatctttttaggtataagacgaagacgcttctccttacAGAATCAAAGACGCTGCTATTTGATTAGTTGCCTTAGTCTTCTGCTACattagttggtatcagagcaggctttATCCTGATCATGACCAATCAGCTTAACGATGACGAACTTCTCCAACAACGCAGCTTGTAGGGAGGGGCTCTTTTGAGAGCCGAATTCATGGGGTATCTGAGCCCGCGTTATCCAGATTCGATGGCCAACTTATACTACAGTAACAACTTCTATAATGACGTTATTCATGATAGGGAGGTTCCTTTGAGAGCCGAATTTCAAGAATTCCAGCAGATCCAGCAAACGATGATATAAGAGATGTGACAGACGCGAGAGATGATGGAGTGCATGTACATGGATCTTATTCATAATCACAAGGACAATCTTGTCTATAATGACGATGGGATTCGAGTGAGGCCTATTCGTACCTAAGTGACGATGATGTAAGTTGCGTTCGACCTGTTTGTAATCGTATTTACGAATTTCAGGATAGGAAACCCGTTTATGAAGAGAATGTTAGTTACAGTGAAAAAGTGGAGTTGCCATCAAAGAAACAATATGTGCGACTATAACCATTGGTTCCAACTACTATACCAACGGAAGAATATCCACCACAAGCGTAGCTCATCACAATcaccacaaaaataaataacaatggtGATTCCTTTGAAGAAGACAATAAAGTCGAAgacgaccaaaaaaaaaaagtatttggagaaatttttatggaaggagaTGAAAAGGAAAAGTCGTATCTTAGTGCTATCTATATAGATTTCTCCAAGTATCTTTATCCGGAAGAGTCGCATGCTATCTACATAGATTTCTTCAAGTATCTTTCTCCGGAAAAGCCACGCGTGACATATCGCAAAGAAAACTTGAGGACGAGTTTTTTTCAAGTGGGGGTGTctgatgtaggacggaatttacTAATATTCTCGACGAAAacgaaaaaatagaaaagatgtcaAAAATAATATGGAAACAACACcgtttgattagaagtttacTTGTTCTCAGACAATGGAagtataaaaggaaaaacttgaTTGTTAAGccaggattttattttattttatttccttatttacaattaagattttattttctttacttactaggattagatttgctttatttatttcttttctttattaggattagatttaccagacaatggaagtacaaaaggaaaagacttgatTGTCTAGCCatgattttatttccttatttacaattaagactttattttctttacttacTAGGACTAGCTagatttactttatttatttctcttccttattaggattagatttattttactactagaataaggtttactattgctactaGGGATAtgtttactttctctacaagtatttatcTTCTATAAATAAACTTGTTTATTACAtaaaactcaatcaattgaattattatcaaatcagaAAATTCTCCCTCAAATACTCTGTTaagttttatatttcttttagctTGTCggcttgtttttatctttttgggtatATAGAAGACGAAGATGCTTCTCTTTACAGAATCAAAGACGTTGCTCTTTGATTAGCTGCCTTAATCTTCGGCTACGTCATTTGAATCGTAAACAATGTTGAATTTCAAGATTAAACAATGCATGCACGCTGAATATTCGTAAACAATGTTGAGTTTATTCCCAGAATATCTCTGTTTACAGCAGATTACAGCATAATTCTCGTTCAGCCTTAAAGCAAATAGGCCCTCTACAGTCTCATCCAGTCTTGGCGTTCTGCCAATTCTTCAGGACTTGGTTGGTTACAGgaagaaagagaataaaataCATGAAGAAAAGATACTGCAGCTTCAGTAGGCTGCTTACAAGGCCTATTAAgcttaatttcaattttatttgcaCAGCTTTCATGGCCCTCAGTGGCCAAAGATCGAAAAAGACCTGTGAACCTCTTTGAGGAAGTACTTAGAGTCAGCAGTAGCAGCAGCTGAAGAAGCAGAAGTGGgagatgaggaagaagaagaagaagaagaagaatccttTGCACTGGCATCTCTTTCTTCTTCGTTTATTGTATCCAACATGTTGGATGCTCTTTGCCTCATGACACTAATATACTGCGGTGGTGCAACCTCTAAGATAAACCTTGCAATATTTCGTGAGTTGGccattgttttaattttctttggaAACAAACAGCTAGCAAAGAAGTAAAGTATCCAAGGTTTTGTTGTGGATGAGCATGAGCAAAAGTGTGTGAATTGTGATGCGATTTATAAGGCCATGCTTGGCTTGGACGGAGTCAATAGTCCAACAATGGTTTATATCATATTTGTCTGTTGGTGCCGCCTCTTGCTTTTGATATTAATTGCGAAAATTAAGACTGATGTTTCCAAGAAATAATTGGCAGGAGATAAACTTGGCGTGGGGCCATATATTGGTATGTGTCGAAGCATGGATGGGGAATGAGATATCTATAGGGATACGCTTCTTGTTGGGATTGATAGCATCCAAATTTACACTTTTCATGATCTCAGGAAAAGAAGGAGCGGCCGGTGGTAATGCTTGCCACTTTTCAGCTAATCTTGCAGACCTTTTTTAACTTGAAAATGATGGTAACAA
This DNA window, taken from Alnus glutinosa chromosome 5, dhAlnGlut1.1, whole genome shotgun sequence, encodes the following:
- the LOC133869797 gene encoding DEAD-box ATP-dependent RNA helicase 1 gives rise to the protein MGEQKLKSVPVLPWMRSPVDVNLFEECPLHLLPCLDTRLKVALQNMGISSLFPVQVAVWQEAIGPGAFERDLCINSPTGSGKTLAYALPIVQMLSTRAVKCLRAIVVLPTRDLAFQVKEVFAAIAPAVGLSVGLAVGQSSIADEISELINRPKLEAGICYDPEDLSLELQSSVDILVATPGRLMDHINSTKGFTLEHLCYLVVDETDRLLREAYQSWLPTMLQLTRSNDESFYPCASNVLPSTFNSLKTIRRFGVERGFKGKPSPRLVKMVLSATLTQDPSKLALLDLHHPLFLTTGQRRYQLPEKLESYKLICESKLKPMYLVALLQNLGGEKCIVFTSSVESTHRLCTLLNFFDDMQIKIMEYSGLQRQSVRSKTLKTFREGEIQVLVSSDAMTRGMDVEGVRNVINYDMPAYIKTYIHRAGRTARAGQTGRCFTLLHEDEVRRFKKLLQKADNISCPVYSIPSSSVESLRSIYTSALEKLKERVGLETSRKRKIGFKSSRARKGNGRNHSKE